A DNA window from Lagenorhynchus albirostris chromosome 5, mLagAlb1.1, whole genome shotgun sequence contains the following coding sequences:
- the POU1F1 gene encoding pituitary-specific positive transcription factor 1 isoform X2 has translation MSCQPFTSADTFIPLNSESSATLPLIMHHSAAECLPVSNHATNVMSTATGLHYSVPSCHYGNQSSTYGVMAGSLAPCLYKFPDHTLSHGFPPMHQPLLAEDLTAADFKQELRRKSKLAEEPIDMDSPEIRELEKFANEFKVRRIKLGYTQTNVGEALAAVHGSEFSQTTICRFENLQLSFKNACKLKAILSKWLEEAEQVGALYNEKVGANERKRKRRTTISIAAKDSLERHFGEQNKPSSQEILRMAEELNLEKEVVRVWFCNRRQREKRVKTSLNQSLFTISKEHLECR, from the exons ATGAGTTGCCAACCTTTTACTTCGGCTGATACCTTTATACCTCTGAATTCTGAGTCTTCTGCAACTCTGCCTCTGATAATGCATCACAGCGCTGCCGAGTGCCTACCAGTCTCCAACCATGCCACCAACGTGATGTCCACAG CAACAGGACTTCATTATTCTGTTCCTTCCTGTCATTATGGAAACCAGTCATCGACCTATGGAGTGATGGCAG GGAGCTTAGCCCCTTGTCTTTATAAGTTTCCCGACCACACCTTGAGTCATGGCTTTCCTCCCATGCACCAGCCTCTCCTGGCAGAGGACCTCACAGCCGCTGATTTCAAGCAGGAGCTCAGGCGGAAAAGCAAGTTGGCTGAAGAGCCAATAGACATGGATTCTCCGGAAATCCGAGAACTTGAAAAGTTTGCCAATGAATTTAAAGTGAGAAGAATTAAGCTAG GATACACCCAAACAAATGTTGGGGAAGCCCTGGCAGCTGTGCATGGCTCTGAATTCAGTCAAACAACTATCTGCCGATTTGAAAACCTGCAGCTCAGCTTCAAAAATGCATGCAAACTAAAAGCAATATTATCCAAATGGCTGGAGGAAGCCGAGCAAGTAGGAG CTTTATACAATGAGAAAGTGGgtgcaaatgaaagaaaaaggaaacggAGAACAACTATCAG TATTGCTGCTAAAGACTCTCTGGAGAGACATTTTGGAGAACAGAATAAACCTTCCTCTCAAGAGATCTTGCGGATGGCTGAAGAACTGAACCTGGAGAAAGAAGTAGTGAGGGTTTGGTTTTGCAACcgaaggcagagagaaaaacgGGTGAAAACAAGTCTGAATCAGAGTTTATTTACTATTTCTAAGGAGCATCTTGAATGCAGATAA
- the POU1F1 gene encoding pituitary-specific positive transcription factor 1 isoform X1: MSCQPFTSADTFIPLNSESSATLPLIMHHSAAECLPVSNHATNVMSTVPSILSLIQTPKCLCTYFLVTTLGNTATGLHYSVPSCHYGNQSSTYGVMAGSLAPCLYKFPDHTLSHGFPPMHQPLLAEDLTAADFKQELRRKSKLAEEPIDMDSPEIRELEKFANEFKVRRIKLGYTQTNVGEALAAVHGSEFSQTTICRFENLQLSFKNACKLKAILSKWLEEAEQVGALYNEKVGANERKRKRRTTISIAAKDSLERHFGEQNKPSSQEILRMAEELNLEKEVVRVWFCNRRQREKRVKTSLNQSLFTISKEHLECR; the protein is encoded by the exons ATGAGTTGCCAACCTTTTACTTCGGCTGATACCTTTATACCTCTGAATTCTGAGTCTTCTGCAACTCTGCCTCTGATAATGCATCACAGCGCTGCCGAGTGCCTACCAGTCTCCAACCATGCCACCAACGTGATGTCCACAG TCCCGTCTATTTTGTCTTTGATCCAAACTCCTAAATGTTTGTGCACATATTTCTTGGTGACAACATTGGGAAACACAGCAACAGGACTTCATTATTCTGTTCCTTCCTGTCATTATGGAAACCAGTCATCGACCTATGGAGTGATGGCAG GGAGCTTAGCCCCTTGTCTTTATAAGTTTCCCGACCACACCTTGAGTCATGGCTTTCCTCCCATGCACCAGCCTCTCCTGGCAGAGGACCTCACAGCCGCTGATTTCAAGCAGGAGCTCAGGCGGAAAAGCAAGTTGGCTGAAGAGCCAATAGACATGGATTCTCCGGAAATCCGAGAACTTGAAAAGTTTGCCAATGAATTTAAAGTGAGAAGAATTAAGCTAG GATACACCCAAACAAATGTTGGGGAAGCCCTGGCAGCTGTGCATGGCTCTGAATTCAGTCAAACAACTATCTGCCGATTTGAAAACCTGCAGCTCAGCTTCAAAAATGCATGCAAACTAAAAGCAATATTATCCAAATGGCTGGAGGAAGCCGAGCAAGTAGGAG CTTTATACAATGAGAAAGTGGgtgcaaatgaaagaaaaaggaaacggAGAACAACTATCAG TATTGCTGCTAAAGACTCTCTGGAGAGACATTTTGGAGAACAGAATAAACCTTCCTCTCAAGAGATCTTGCGGATGGCTGAAGAACTGAACCTGGAGAAAGAAGTAGTGAGGGTTTGGTTTTGCAACcgaaggcagagagaaaaacgGGTGAAAACAAGTCTGAATCAGAGTTTATTTACTATTTCTAAGGAGCATCTTGAATGCAGATAA